One Gammaproteobacteria bacterium genomic window, GCGCACAGATCGATGAAGCCCTGGGGGTCGCACTACTTGTGGGTGGTTCTATCGTCATTCCTCATCTGCGCCATGCGGCAGAGAGCCTTGATTTTCTTTATTCTGAGCCGTCACAGACCACCCCATCACGTCACGAATAAAAGGAACTGTTAGCGGGCGTTTTTGCACCAATGATGCATGGTCCAGGCGTTCAATCACACTGAGCAAATGTCGCATATCACGCGGGCCGCGTCGTAACAGATAGCGGCCTGCTTCGTCCGACAAAGACAGGCCTCGTTCAGCAAGATGTCGTTGCAACGCGATTAATCGCTCTTCATCAGCCAATGCTTTGAGACGATAGCGAGCCGCAGACTGTAAACGTGACCGCAAGTCGGGCAGTCGCCAATCGGTACGCTCTGGCGCGCTATGGGCCCCGAAAAGGATGGCATGCTCATTATCTTTGACCCCGTTGCATAAGGAAAACAGCGCCAGCTCCCAATCAGAGTGGCCAGCCACCACGTCGATATCATCAAGGGCAATGTGCCCAAATTGTTCCAACCCAGCCAGGCTTTCCGGCGTTAATCCATCCTCGCGCAAACTCAGGTACATTGTCTTGCCTGAAAGCTCGGCCGCCAAGGCCGTGGCCGCGAGTAACAAGTGCGTCACACCGGTTCCATGGCCGCCATACAAATAGGTCCACTCTGAAGACGTTGATGCCCATTGCCGCAACGCATCAACCGCTAATTGATTGGGACCACGTACAAAATTAGCAAATCGCGGTTGCACCTGATTCATAAAAGGCAAGGGAAGCTGCCTAGGCATCTCGCTCACTTCCATCGTCCACCGCGTCTTCATCTTTGTCATCAGCTTCAGATGGGCTTTGCGCCAACGCATCGGATACCGGCCGCTTCTCGCAATAGACGTCGTCATTTTGATAGAACTTGCTGCGTTGATACCTCTGGTGAAAATGACGCAATATCACCGCAATGGCCGCCGCCAAGGGTAAACCGATCAGCACGCCGGTAAATCCCAATAAGTGCCCGCCGGCCATCACTGCAAAAATCACCGCCACTGGGTGTAAGCCGATGCGATCACCAACAAGCCAAGGGGTTAACACAAATCCTTCCAACATTTGGCCAACAGCAAAAACAACGCCAACATAAATCAGTGGTTCAAATGACTGAAATTGGACAATGGCGGCCACACACGCAAACAGAAGCCCCAAAATAACGCCCAAGTAAGGCACGATGCTTGCCAGCCCTGCCACAACACCAATCAAAAAGGCCAGATTCAAACCAACCATCTGTAGGCCGAGCCAATAGATCAACCCTAAGGCAAACATCACCAATAATTGTCCTCGAACAAAAGCGGACAGGACGTGATCAATATCTGACACGACGCGGGTCACGCTGCCGACATGCTTACGTGGCACAAGTTCACCCAGAAATGCCACCAAGTGGTCCCAATCACGAAGCAAATAAAACGCTGCCACCAGCACCACCGGAATCACAAAGACAAAGTTCATCCATGAAACTGAATAGACGCCGATG contains:
- the hda gene encoding DnaA regulatory inactivator Hda, yielding MTTSIARSGRYPMRWRKAHLKLMTKMKTRWTMEVSEMPRQLPLPFMNQVQPRFANFVRGPNQLAVDALRQWASTSSEWTYLYGGHGTGVTHLLLAATALAAELSGKTMYLSLREDGLTPESLAGLEQFGHIALDDIDVVAGHSDWELALFSLCNGVKDNEHAILFGAHSAPERTDWRLPDLRSRLQSAARYRLKALADEERLIALQRHLAERGLSLSDEAGRYLLRRGPRDMRHLLSVIERLDHASLVQKRPLTVPFIRDVMGWSVTAQNKENQGSLPHGADEE
- a CDS encoding AI-2E family transporter gives rise to the protein MDSLSARTFWLTVTIVTGVVIYLLAPVLPPFLVAAAIAYLCDPLVDRFEACGWPRTLGVVSVFALFILLLTVFMIIAVPALVDQATYAVQQAPKIMLWLQDNAIPYLEKTFNFTWPSHERLGEWMIAHADQNIAWLKTIGVYSVSWMNFVFVIPVVLVAAFYLLRDWDHLVAFLGELVPRKHVGSVTRVVSDIDHVLSAFVRGQLLVMFALGLIYWLGLQMVGLNLAFLIGVVAGLASIVPYLGVILGLLFACVAAIVQFQSFEPLIYVGVVFAVGQMLEGFVLTPWLVGDRIGLHPVAVIFAVMAGGHLLGFTGVLIGLPLAAAIAVILRHFHQRYQRSKFYQNDDVYCEKRPVSDALAQSPSEADDKDEDAVDDGSERDA